One Aerococcus urinaeequi DNA segment encodes these proteins:
- a CDS encoding RNA-binding S4 domain-containing protein → MRLDKFLKVSRIIKRRSVAKEVADKGRITINGRPAKSGTDVKIGDELVITFGNKDLTVRVENLKETTRKDEAENMFTIVGESYHEDQEKGSL, encoded by the coding sequence TTGCGATTAGATAAATTTTTAAAAGTATCCAGAATTATTAAAAGACGAAGTGTTGCTAAAGAAGTTGCGGACAAGGGTCGGATTACCATTAATGGTCGTCCAGCTAAGTCAGGTACAGATGTTAAAATCGGTGACGAACTGGTGATTACATTTGGGAATAAAGACCTGACTGTTCGCGTTGAAAACCTGAAAGAAACAACACGAAAAGATGAAGCGGAAAATATGTTTACCATAGTTGGCGAAAGTTACCACGAGGATCAGGAAAAAGGTAGTCTTTAG
- a CDS encoding FtsB family cell division protein, with the protein MRPEDRPDRESKKVTSLAEHRKAKTKKWSRKPRTTADWITRLIVGIFAVVTLGCVSTAYAAHKDQQGVEEQIALTEDEIAGEQKAIDTLSQQASLLKDDEYVAKLARSRYYLSKDGEVIFSVPEDNASKQAEILNKAYLQNQENNDE; encoded by the coding sequence ATGCGGCCAGAAGATCGTCCCGACCGTGAAAGCAAAAAAGTGACATCATTAGCAGAACACCGTAAAGCAAAAACCAAGAAGTGGTCACGAAAACCAAGGACCACAGCTGATTGGATTACAAGGCTTATCGTTGGTATCTTCGCTGTTGTGACCTTGGGTTGTGTGTCGACTGCTTATGCAGCGCACAAGGACCAACAAGGCGTTGAAGAACAAATTGCTTTAACTGAGGATGAAATTGCCGGTGAACAAAAGGCGATTGACACCTTAAGTCAACAAGCATCCTTACTCAAAGATGATGAATACGTGGCTAAATTAGCGCGGTCACGTTATTACTTAAGTAAAGATGGGGAAGTTATCTTCAGTGTACCTGAAGATAACGCTTCTAAACAAGCTGAAATCTTAAATAAGGCTTATTTACAAAATCAAGAAAATAATGATGAATAA